In Paenibacillus sp. FSL M7-0420, a single genomic region encodes these proteins:
- a CDS encoding radical SAM/SPASM domain-containing protein: MYTASKFNLYFDDGDSNFLFNSHTGAFVSLDTEYQSSVRLLKEGRLKEIPVIHVDKLKEAGFMIGKEVNENLFYTYITNKSKYSEQFLGLTIATTLQCNFRCPYCYEEHLDSYFDENKEQALLEFIKNHMVGKETLSITWYGGEPLLQKEMIRRVSKELIAECDEKNINYNFSMVSNGYLLSRKVAEMLVNECKVTSVQITLDGGPDTHDQTRYLRSGDGTFHKIMENIKDVYDLLNIVIRVNVSQNNVEDVHKLFPILLENNLNKKVGLYFAPVTSHEGTCQSVSESCLLTEEFSKWEMELIKHADLLGFDMGKMYPSNLGGSVCTAVNNNSFVIDSEGDLFKCWNEVGKKELRVGSITEGLANAARYVEWVEWQFPDKCNECSIFPLCKGRCPDMSRNGEDFECNQLKYNIVERLLRFYKLKSSSELQEQGS, translated from the coding sequence TTGTATACGGCATCTAAGTTTAATTTATATTTTGATGATGGAGACTCTAACTTTCTATTCAATAGCCATACAGGGGCGTTTGTAAGTTTGGATACTGAATATCAAAGTAGTGTGCGATTATTAAAAGAAGGAAGACTAAAGGAGATTCCTGTTATCCATGTAGATAAATTAAAAGAAGCGGGATTTATGATTGGTAAGGAAGTTAACGAAAATTTGTTTTATACATACATTACTAATAAGTCTAAATATTCCGAGCAGTTTTTAGGGCTAACTATTGCTACTACATTACAATGTAATTTTAGATGCCCTTATTGTTATGAGGAACATCTGGACTCTTATTTTGATGAAAATAAAGAACAAGCTTTGTTGGAATTTATTAAAAATCACATGGTCGGAAAAGAAACACTATCGATAACGTGGTACGGAGGGGAACCGCTTTTACAAAAAGAGATGATCCGCAGAGTTTCTAAAGAATTAATTGCGGAATGTGATGAAAAGAACATTAACTATAATTTTAGTATGGTGAGTAATGGTTATCTTTTATCGAGAAAAGTAGCTGAGATGTTGGTAAATGAGTGTAAAGTTACATCAGTTCAGATTACATTAGACGGTGGTCCTGATACCCATGATCAAACTAGATATTTAAGAAGTGGAGACGGGACTTTTCATAAAATCATGGAGAATATAAAGGATGTTTATGATCTTTTAAATATAGTAATTAGAGTTAACGTCTCTCAGAATAATGTTGAAGATGTACATAAGCTTTTTCCGATTCTACTTGAAAATAACTTGAATAAAAAAGTTGGTTTGTATTTTGCCCCAGTAACTTCCCATGAGGGTACCTGCCAATCGGTAAGTGAATCCTGCCTTTTAACAGAAGAGTTCTCAAAATGGGAAATGGAACTAATTAAACATGCGGATTTATTAGGCTTTGACATGGGGAAAATGTATCCTTCAAATTTAGGGGGAAGTGTATGCACTGCCGTAAATAACAATTCATTTGTTATCGATTCCGAAGGAGATCTATTTAAATGTTGGAACGAAGTTGGGAAAAAAGAACTTAGAGTTGGAAGCATTACAGAAGGTCTTGCTAATGCTGCGAGATATGTTGAATGGGTAGAATGGCAATTTCCCGACAAGTGCAATGAATGTTCAATATTTCCGTTATGTAAAGGTAGATGTCCAGATATGAGCCGGAATGGAGAAG
- the gpmA gene encoding 2,3-diphosphoglycerate-dependent phosphoglycerate mutase: MYEIVLIRHGESEYNRQNLFTGWSDPDLTEKGVEEAKKAGRLLKENGYTFDLAFASVLKRSIKTLNYVLDEMDLLWIPVQKSWKLNERHYGALQGLSKSETALQYGEEQLHIWRRSLSVRPPMLEPDDPRYARHDIRYKEVRPGDIPRGESLEDTVHRVGDFWTNRIVPLIRKKERVLISAHGNTLRALIKYMEDIDETALLDLNIPTGVPLVYKLDDDVKPISRFYLGEPEEVQQKAREVANQSKVTE; the protein is encoded by the coding sequence ATGTACGAAATCGTTCTGATACGGCATGGTGAGAGTGAATACAACCGGCAGAATCTGTTTACGGGCTGGAGTGATCCCGATCTGACGGAGAAGGGCGTGGAGGAGGCCAAGAAAGCGGGCCGGCTGCTGAAGGAGAACGGATACACCTTCGATCTTGCATTCGCTTCGGTGCTGAAGCGTTCGATCAAGACGCTGAACTATGTGCTGGATGAGATGGACCTGCTGTGGATTCCTGTGCAGAAGTCGTGGAAGCTCAATGAGCGCCATTACGGTGCACTACAGGGCCTCAGCAAAAGTGAAACGGCCCTTCAATACGGTGAGGAGCAGCTCCATATCTGGCGGCGCAGCCTCTCGGTCCGCCCTCCGATGCTGGAGCCGGATGATCCGCGTTATGCCAGACATGATATCCGCTACAAGGAAGTGCGTCCGGGTGACATTCCGCGCGGCGAGAGCCTGGAGGATACCGTGCACCGGGTCGGAGATTTCTGGACCAACCGGATCGTACCGCTGATCCGCAAGAAGGAGCGGGTTCTGATCTCGGCGCACGGCAACACGCTGCGGGCGCTGATCAAGTATATGGAGGATATCGACGAGACCGCACTGCTGGATCTCAATATCCCGACCGGCGTTCCGCTGGTCTACAAGCTCGACGACGATGTGAAGCCAATCAGCCGCTTCTATCTAGGCGAACCGGAAGAGGTGCAGCAGAAGGCCCGCGAGGTGGCGAACCAGAGCAAGGTTACGGAGTAA